One genomic region from Thermoleptolyngbya sichuanensis A183 encodes:
- a CDS encoding metal-dependent hydrolase family protein → MGSRFRYSAILGVVLLILIGLATQVGWAQSQPAVTLPNPGINRVLFQNVRVFDGTSPRLSGPTNVLVIDNKIERISTSPIPVPADLRTLLINGEGKVLMPGLIDAHVHLFLEGVAGQAALFEAGAGGDALVQQVFRAAAESSTQMLMNGFTSARDMAGPVFDLKKAIDQGQLAGPRLWPSGAMISQTSGHGDFRTLDELLRTPTSELSLAERYGVGAIADGVPEVLRATREQLMRGATQIKLAAGGGVASVYDPLDVSQYTEDEFRAAVDAAADWNTYVTVHAYTPRAIQTAIRAGVKCIEHGQLMDEPTARLMTEKGVWLSMQPFLDDEDANPYPEGSESRRKQLQVAEGTDISYGLAKKYNIKTAWGTDILYDPAKTARRGRLLSKMVRWYTPAEVLKMATHDNAELLAMSGPRNPYPGKLGVVEEGALADLLLVNGDPLENIRLIDNPAENFLVIMKDGKIYKNLLS, encoded by the coding sequence ATGGGTTCCCGATTTCGATACTCGGCTATCTTAGGAGTCGTTTTACTCATTCTGATTGGTCTGGCAACGCAGGTGGGCTGGGCGCAGAGCCAACCTGCTGTGACCCTTCCAAATCCGGGCATCAATCGCGTTTTGTTTCAAAATGTGCGGGTGTTTGATGGCACCTCTCCTCGGCTTTCGGGCCCGACCAATGTACTAGTCATTGACAATAAAATCGAGCGCATTTCTACCTCGCCAATTCCGGTTCCTGCCGATCTCCGCACCCTCCTGATCAACGGGGAAGGCAAAGTGCTGATGCCGGGATTGATCGATGCCCATGTTCACCTGTTTCTGGAAGGGGTTGCGGGTCAGGCGGCTCTGTTCGAGGCGGGGGCTGGGGGAGATGCCCTGGTTCAGCAGGTGTTTCGGGCTGCGGCTGAGAGTTCTACTCAGATGCTGATGAACGGGTTTACGAGTGCGCGGGACATGGCGGGGCCGGTGTTTGATCTGAAGAAGGCGATCGACCAGGGTCAACTCGCGGGGCCGCGACTCTGGCCGTCGGGCGCGATGATTTCTCAAACGTCGGGCCATGGGGACTTTCGCACGCTGGATGAACTGCTCCGAACGCCGACTTCGGAACTGAGTCTGGCTGAGAGATATGGCGTGGGGGCGATCGCCGATGGTGTGCCCGAAGTCCTCCGGGCAACCCGTGAGCAGCTAATGCGGGGGGCTACTCAAATCAAGCTGGCGGCGGGTGGCGGTGTGGCTTCGGTCTATGACCCCCTCGATGTATCCCAATACACCGAGGATGAATTTCGCGCTGCCGTGGATGCGGCCGCAGATTGGAACACCTACGTCACGGTTCATGCCTATACGCCAAGAGCAATTCAGACTGCGATTCGAGCCGGGGTGAAGTGTATTGAACATGGTCAGTTGATGGATGAGCCAACGGCCAGACTGATGACCGAAAAGGGAGTCTGGCTGAGTATGCAGCCCTTTCTAGATGACGAAGATGCCAACCCCTATCCCGAAGGCAGTGAAAGCCGCAGGAAGCAGTTGCAAGTGGCAGAGGGCACGGATATTTCCTACGGGCTAGCCAAGAAATACAACATCAAAACTGCTTGGGGAACCGACATCCTGTATGACCCTGCAAAAACGGCTCGTCGGGGCAGGCTGCTGTCGAAAATGGTGCGCTGGTATACGCCTGCGGAAGTGCTGAAGATGGCAACGCACGACAATGCAGAACTGCTGGCGATGTCTGGGCCACGCAATCCCTATCCAGGCAAGCTCGGTGTGGTCGAAGAGGGCGCTCTGGCAGATTTGCTGTTGGTGAATGGCGACCCTCTGGAAAACATTCGGCTGATTGATAATCCTGCTGAAAACTTCCTGGTGATTATGAAAGACGGCAAG